The following proteins are co-located in the Chloroflexota bacterium genome:
- a CDS encoding MoxR family ATPase, producing MIQDIAKALADNIGKVIIGKDDVVELLLVALLADGHVLLEDVPGTGKTTLAKTLARSLDLSFARIQFTPDLLPSDVTGINFYNQKSQEFEFRPGPVMSQVVLADEINRATPRTQSALLEAMQERQITVDRETYQLPNPFLVLATQNPIELEGTFPLPEAQIDRFLMQISLGYPDEDQENEILIRYEREDPLEALEPVMSSAQLLDARAEVRTVRVEESVRTYLVKVVRETREHPSVDLGVSPRGTLALYRACQAMAAIRGRAFVLPDDVKVLAPYVMTHRIHISPRTRLRGRTPEEVIAEIADQVPVPVVS from the coding sequence GTGATCCAAGATATTGCTAAAGCGCTGGCCGACAATATCGGCAAGGTGATCATCGGCAAAGACGACGTGGTCGAATTGCTGCTGGTAGCCTTGCTTGCCGACGGACATGTGCTGCTCGAGGATGTGCCCGGCACCGGCAAAACAACCCTGGCGAAAACGCTGGCGCGCTCTCTCGATCTTTCATTTGCCCGCATCCAATTCACGCCAGACCTTCTGCCTTCCGACGTAACTGGTATCAACTTCTACAATCAGAAGTCGCAGGAGTTTGAATTCCGCCCAGGACCTGTGATGAGTCAGGTTGTGTTAGCCGACGAGATCAACCGGGCTACCCCACGCACCCAATCGGCATTGTTGGAGGCCATGCAGGAACGGCAGATCACCGTGGATCGGGAGACCTACCAACTTCCCAATCCTTTCCTGGTACTTGCTACGCAGAATCCCATCGAATTGGAGGGTACCTTTCCCTTGCCTGAGGCCCAGATCGATCGTTTTCTCATGCAGATCAGTCTTGGCTACCCCGATGAGGACCAGGAAAACGAGATTCTGATCCGGTATGAACGGGAGGATCCGCTTGAGGCCCTGGAGCCGGTCATGTCCTCCGCTCAGCTCCTTGACGCCCGGGCCGAGGTGCGCACAGTCCGGGTTGAGGAGTCTGTGCGCACCTATTTGGTCAAGGTCGTCCGGGAAACCCGGGAGCATCCCTCTGTTGACTTGGGGGTCAGCCCTCGAGGCACGCTGGCTCTCTACCGTGCCTGTCAGGCAATGGCCGCGATACGGGGCCGGGCCTTCGTCCTGCCTGACGACGTAAAGGTGTTGGCGCCCTACGTGATGACCCATCGCATTCACATCAGCCCCCGAACGCGGTTGCGCGGTCGTACCCCTGAAGAGGTAATAGCTGAAATTGCCGACCAGGTGCCGGTGCCGGTTGTGTCCTGA
- a CDS encoding DUF58 domain-containing protein yields the protein MPEESNETQAPISSATPFLGGATAPARAYPSARGLRRRLIVDSEKETQWNDAWLAMAMILFTVGIFLQQGALVLIAGLLTLVSVVGWLWDRFALTGVEYSRTFGERRAFVGETIDLDLSVVNKKILPVSWLRITDRVPMALSLDGIEVAATDVQTVGRVNLVFALRWYQRVSRRYHIQCTQRGFFPFGPVDLEAGDIFGLFSRKRRIGRRQWFIIYPKVESLTDLGLPPKEPFGPTRASRQLFDDPIRTVGVRDYYPGDDFRRIHWKATARRQNLQSRVYEPSTAHNLVIILNVATLSKHWQGFIPERMERVVSVSASIAAHAIEARWPVGIISNGALPESDQAIKVLPGRSPGQLTRIMEALAAVSAVATKQIEDLVRQESPKLPWGSTLIVVTAVVTEALKASLADLRLEGRRIVLVSLEELDPDDPLLEGILVRSITGGLPDGDVVDLPDGEKAT from the coding sequence ATGCCCGAAGAGAGCAACGAAACCCAGGCGCCAATTTCGTCGGCCACGCCCTTTTTGGGAGGGGCGACTGCACCCGCGCGTGCCTATCCTTCGGCTCGAGGGTTGCGACGGCGTCTGATCGTCGATTCCGAGAAGGAAACCCAGTGGAACGACGCCTGGCTGGCCATGGCGATGATTCTCTTTACGGTGGGCATCTTCTTGCAGCAAGGCGCTCTGGTCCTCATTGCCGGCCTATTGACCCTGGTGTCCGTTGTTGGTTGGCTTTGGGACCGTTTCGCCTTGACCGGTGTCGAGTATAGCCGCACTTTTGGCGAGCGGCGGGCGTTTGTGGGCGAGACGATTGATCTTGACCTGTCTGTCGTCAACAAAAAGATCCTTCCGGTGAGCTGGTTGCGGATCACCGATCGGGTGCCAATGGCACTGTCCCTGGATGGCATCGAGGTGGCTGCAACCGATGTGCAAACCGTGGGCCGCGTCAATCTGGTGTTTGCCCTGCGCTGGTACCAGCGAGTCAGCAGGCGTTATCATATCCAATGCACCCAGCGGGGTTTCTTTCCGTTTGGTCCGGTGGACCTGGAGGCAGGCGATATTTTCGGGCTGTTCAGCCGCAAACGGCGGATAGGTCGCCGCCAGTGGTTTATTATCTATCCAAAAGTGGAGAGCCTCACCGACCTGGGTTTGCCCCCGAAAGAACCATTTGGACCCACCAGGGCATCCCGCCAGCTCTTCGATGACCCCATCCGAACAGTCGGCGTGCGAGATTACTATCCCGGCGATGACTTTCGGCGGATTCACTGGAAAGCTACCGCGCGCCGGCAGAACCTGCAGAGTCGTGTATACGAACCATCGACAGCTCACAATTTGGTTATCATTCTCAACGTGGCAACCCTTTCCAAGCACTGGCAGGGCTTTATCCCTGAGCGCATGGAACGAGTCGTTAGCGTCTCCGCCTCGATAGCAGCCCATGCCATCGAGGCGCGCTGGCCCGTGGGTATCATTAGCAACGGTGCCCTGCCCGAGTCAGATCAAGCCATCAAAGTGCTGCCGGGGCGAAGTCCGGGCCAGCTTACCCGAATCATGGAGGCGTTGGCTGCCGTGTCTGCAGTGGCAACCAAACAGATCGAGGACCTGGTTCGACAGGAGAGTCCCAAGCTGCCGTGGGGCAGTACGTTGATCGTGGTTACGGCGGTGGTGACCGAGGCTTTGAAGGCAAGTCTTGCTGATCTTCGCCTGGAGGGCAGGCGCATCGTTCTGGTGAGCCTTGAAGAGCTCGATCCTGACGATCCCTTGCTTGAGGGTATTCTGGTGCGCTCCATTACTGGGGGGCTGCCCGACGGCGATGTGGTCGATCTGCCTGATGGGGAGAAAGCCACATGA
- a CDS encoding DUF4129 domain-containing protein → MTFSLPIPMLSWRAELLRVAYAGMEISWFTPIFLIFVEPARQYPPFLVAFLLGALMLGFHFWTEAADHFQIDLTVERLLMLLALPVFVLLGWRIFLYPDLPSGDFIWIKESGFQLIQGGNSTSYWAILGTVLFLWWRGLALSRREYTFETVSFSFRLGLLLLIGGTLLLSYQVEFQVMAFVFPFFFFSLISVALARQEEVGQLKGDVGQIFDLYWLALLAGTVFLILAIGAIFLLVARPEGIQTVRDLWAPVGEGLLRLIARFLFIILSPLEPLLEWLAAFFARGIEVMMDQGFGETLQSFQILDEAAQEPGATPYVQIAFDIVRYICGGAILIGLVGMGLWLLGKERKRRREHAETHENLDANLGDALAGLLRNAGDRLRSAIGNVTRFGMSGDLLAAISVRNIYANMTRLSRGRGYPRRKAVTPYEYLADLEMAFPEAKSEARIITDAYVGVHYGEFPSSREELDDLRAAYKRLRASPSPDADVSPIAQ, encoded by the coding sequence ATGACTTTTTCCCTGCCCATTCCTATGCTTTCGTGGCGAGCAGAATTGCTGCGCGTTGCCTATGCGGGCATGGAGATATCCTGGTTTACCCCTATCTTCCTGATCTTCGTTGAACCCGCTCGCCAGTATCCACCCTTTTTGGTCGCTTTTCTGCTTGGCGCTCTGATGCTGGGCTTCCATTTCTGGACGGAGGCAGCCGACCACTTTCAGATCGATTTAACGGTAGAGCGCCTTTTGATGCTGCTGGCGCTGCCTGTGTTCGTCTTGCTGGGTTGGCGCATCTTTCTCTATCCCGATCTGCCGTCAGGCGACTTCATCTGGATCAAGGAATCGGGCTTTCAGCTGATACAGGGAGGGAACAGTACTTCGTATTGGGCGATATTGGGGACCGTGCTATTCCTATGGTGGCGAGGCCTGGCGCTCAGTCGAAGGGAGTATACGTTTGAAACGGTCTCCTTTTCGTTTCGGCTGGGGCTACTCCTGTTGATCGGTGGGACTCTCCTGTTGTCCTACCAGGTCGAATTCCAGGTTATGGCGTTCGTCTTCCCCTTCTTTTTCTTCAGCCTGATTTCCGTGGCTCTGGCGCGGCAGGAGGAAGTGGGGCAGCTAAAGGGGGATGTGGGGCAGATATTCGATCTCTATTGGCTTGCCCTGTTAGCCGGAACGGTCTTTCTCATTCTGGCGATCGGTGCCATCTTCCTGTTGGTTGCCCGGCCGGAGGGGATACAAACTGTGCGCGACCTCTGGGCACCTGTTGGTGAGGGCCTCCTGAGGTTGATCGCACGGTTTCTCTTTATCATTCTTTCACCGCTGGAGCCGCTGCTTGAATGGCTCGCAGCGTTTTTCGCTCGCGGGATCGAGGTCATGATGGATCAAGGCTTCGGCGAGACCCTTCAGAGCTTTCAAATACTCGACGAAGCGGCTCAGGAACCTGGTGCGACACCCTATGTCCAAATCGCGTTTGATATCGTTCGCTACATCTGCGGTGGTGCGATCCTGATAGGGCTCGTCGGGATGGGGCTTTGGCTGTTGGGCAAGGAACGGAAACGACGCCGGGAACACGCGGAGACTCATGAAAACCTCGATGCGAACCTGGGGGATGCCCTGGCCGGCCTGCTGCGCAACGCCGGCGATCGATTAAGAAGCGCGATTGGCAACGTGACACGCTTTGGCATGAGCGGTGATCTGTTGGCAGCGATCTCCGTTCGTAACATCTATGCCAATATGACACGCCTTTCCCGCGGACGGGGGTATCCGCGGCGCAAGGCCGTTACACCGTACGAATATCTGGCCGACCTGGAGATGGCGTTTCCGGAAGCGAAATCCGAAGCCAGGATCATTACCGACGCCTATGTCGGCGTCCATTACGGGGAATTCCCCTCCAGCCGGGAGGAGTTGGATGACCTGCGGGCCGCCTATAAGCGCCTGCGGGCGAGTCCCTCCCCGGACGCTGATGTTTCGCCTATTGCGCAGTGA
- a CDS encoding cation-translocating P-type ATPase, which produces MSTQWYKLTADETVQQLETDVEKGLTDAEARRRLEQYGPNELVEGKTKESWRIFLDQFKEVMVIVLMVAALVSGLLGEWLEVVVILAIVLLNAILGYTQERKAEEAMAALKKMSVPTVRVRRNGHIREVLSTQLVPGDILLVEAGNIVPADARVIESVNLKVEEATLTGESEPVEKVVTVPSGDNPPLGDRTDMLFMGTVISYGRGTAAVTATGMNTELGKIADLIQGVEEEMTPLQRRLADLGKTLAWAALGIVAVVVVLGILRGEDLETLFLTAVSLAVAAIPESLPAVVTITLALGSQRLLKRQALIRNLPSVETLGSVTVICSDKTGTLTENLMTVTILDTAGNTKTIETMVEQREDLLQAHLISPESSPELTALSVLVRAGALCNDALLESDDSGGVVAIGDPTEAALVLAAHQLGFEKAELEKEWPRVGEVPFSSERKRMTTVHQMSPLVKQSDVPWRDSPSVLMTKGGVDTMLPISTKVLVDNEIVPMDNEMRERILSSNARLAQQGQRVLGVAFRFCDREEPPTDPTELENDMVFVGLVAMMDPPRPEVREAVAVAREAGIRPVMITGDHPLTALQIARDLNITDNGDVLTGQELDHMSVEDLQKVVDDVSVYARVAPEHKLNIVQALQQNGEIAAMTGDGVNDAPALKRADIGVAMGITGTDVSKQASDIVLLDDNFATIVAAVEEGRVIYDNIRKFIKYTLSSNIGELFVMLVGPFLGMALPLLPLQILWINLVTDGLPGLALAQEKGERGVMQRPPFEPQESVFSRGIGTQIIWIGTMIGLISLGIGYAFWRQDASGPWQTMIFTTLVFAQLGNALAIRSNVDSLFTIGAFSNRLMVIAVAAGILLQLALIYVPLLQRIFGTQALSIANLFVCMLGGVAVLAVIELTKWLGRRRGRE; this is translated from the coding sequence GTGTCGACACAGTGGTATAAACTAACGGCAGATGAGACTGTTCAACAGCTGGAAACAGATGTTGAAAAGGGGTTGACCGACGCGGAAGCCAGGCGCCGTCTCGAACAATATGGCCCAAATGAGTTGGTGGAAGGGAAAACCAAGGAATCCTGGCGCATTTTCCTGGACCAGTTCAAGGAGGTCATGGTCATTGTTCTGATGGTCGCCGCGCTGGTGTCCGGGTTACTCGGCGAGTGGCTGGAAGTGGTGGTCATCCTGGCGATCGTCTTGCTCAATGCCATCCTCGGATATACCCAGGAACGCAAGGCGGAAGAGGCGATGGCCGCCCTGAAAAAGATGTCGGTCCCCACTGTCCGTGTCCGGCGCAACGGTCATATTCGCGAGGTCTTGTCTACCCAACTGGTGCCTGGTGACATCCTTCTTGTGGAGGCAGGCAATATTGTGCCAGCCGACGCCCGAGTGATTGAGAGCGTCAACCTGAAAGTCGAAGAAGCGACGCTAACCGGCGAATCGGAGCCCGTCGAAAAGGTGGTGACCGTTCCCTCTGGTGATAATCCACCCTTGGGTGACCGGACGGACATGCTCTTCATGGGCACGGTGATTTCCTACGGGCGGGGAACCGCTGCTGTCACCGCCACCGGTATGAATACAGAGTTGGGCAAGATTGCCGACCTGATCCAGGGAGTCGAGGAAGAGATGACGCCCCTTCAACGCCGGTTGGCTGACCTGGGCAAGACCCTTGCCTGGGCCGCTCTGGGCATTGTCGCTGTGGTCGTCGTCCTCGGAATACTGCGCGGTGAAGATCTTGAAACTCTCTTCCTGACCGCCGTCAGCCTCGCGGTGGCAGCCATACCAGAAAGCCTGCCTGCCGTGGTTACCATCACGCTGGCCCTCGGTTCACAAAGACTCCTCAAGCGACAGGCGCTCATCAGGAACCTCCCTTCGGTGGAGACCCTGGGCTCGGTTACCGTCATCTGCTCCGACAAGACCGGCACCCTCACCGAAAACCTCATGACGGTGACGATTCTGGACACTGCCGGCAACACAAAGACCATCGAAACGATGGTAGAACAACGGGAGGACCTGCTCCAGGCCCACCTGATCAGCCCCGAATCCTCTCCTGAGCTTACCGCCCTGAGCGTACTCGTTCGCGCTGGCGCTCTGTGCAACGACGCCCTCCTGGAATCTGATGACAGTGGCGGCGTCGTTGCAATCGGCGATCCCACTGAGGCCGCTCTGGTTTTGGCTGCCCACCAACTGGGCTTTGAAAAGGCCGAACTGGAGAAAGAATGGCCCCGTGTTGGCGAGGTGCCCTTTTCCTCAGAACGCAAGCGAATGACCACAGTCCACCAGATGAGCCCCCTGGTCAAACAGTCCGATGTGCCCTGGCGGGATTCACCTTCCGTCCTGATGACCAAGGGAGGCGTGGACACCATGCTTCCCATCTCGACCAAAGTGCTGGTGGACAACGAGATCGTGCCGATGGACAACGAGATGAGAGAGCGAATCTTGTCGTCCAATGCACGGCTGGCCCAACAGGGTCAACGTGTCCTGGGCGTCGCCTTTCGATTCTGCGACAGGGAAGAGCCTCCGACAGATCCCACGGAACTGGAAAACGACATGGTTTTCGTCGGCCTGGTCGCCATGATGGACCCACCCAGGCCAGAAGTGCGGGAAGCGGTCGCTGTGGCACGGGAGGCAGGCATTCGTCCTGTCATGATCACAGGTGACCATCCTCTGACGGCGCTGCAGATCGCCAGGGACCTGAACATCACCGACAATGGCGACGTTCTGACCGGCCAGGAACTGGACCATATGTCGGTCGAAGACCTGCAGAAAGTGGTTGACGATGTTTCTGTGTATGCCCGAGTCGCTCCGGAACACAAGCTGAACATCGTTCAGGCTCTGCAACAAAATGGGGAAATCGCCGCCATGACGGGCGACGGGGTTAACGATGCACCGGCTCTGAAACGGGCCGATATCGGGGTTGCCATGGGCATTACCGGTACCGACGTCTCGAAACAGGCCTCGGACATAGTCTTGCTGGACGACAACTTCGCTACCATTGTGGCAGCCGTCGAAGAAGGCCGGGTTATCTACGACAACATCCGTAAGTTCATCAAGTACACCCTGTCCAGCAATATCGGTGAGCTTTTTGTGATGCTGGTAGGACCATTCCTGGGAATGGCGCTTCCCTTGTTGCCTCTCCAAATCCTCTGGATCAACCTTGTCACCGACGGTTTACCGGGCCTCGCTTTGGCCCAGGAGAAAGGGGAGCGCGGTGTGATGCAGCGTCCCCCATTTGAACCCCAGGAGAGCGTGTTCAGTCGCGGCATCGGCACCCAGATCATCTGGATTGGCACTATGATCGGGCTGATCTCCCTGGGAATCGGCTACGCGTTCTGGCGTCAGGACGCCAGCGGTCCGTGGCAGACCATGATTTTCACCACGCTGGTGTTTGCACAGCTGGGCAATGCGCTGGCAATCCGTTCCAACGTTGATTCCCTCTTCACCATCGGGGCTTTTTCCAACCGGTTGATGGTCATCGCCGTCGCGGCCGGGATATTGCTTCAGCTGGCGCTGATTTACGTTCCCCTGCTTCAGAGAATCTTTGGCACCCAAGCCCTCTCCATTGCCAACCTGTTCGTCTGTATGCTTGGCGGTGTCGCCGTCCTTGCCGTTATCGAGCTGACGAAGTGGTTGGGTCGCCGCCGAGGTCGCGAATAA
- a CDS encoding CTP synthase, with product MTKLIFITGGVVSSLGKGVTAAAIGRLLRSRGVSVSIQKLDPYLNVDPGTMSPYQHGEVFVTEDGAETDLDLGHYERFIDVNLSQASNVTSGQIYADVLRKERRGDYLGGTIQVIPHVTNEIKRRIGLVARESDAEVVIVEVGGTVGDIEGLPFLEGIRQMRKDMGRDNVLYIHVTLLPMIGATGELKTKPTQHSVRELRGIGIQPDVIVLRSDFPVEQSLRDKIALFCDVEPEAVVPLTTVKSLYEVPLMLEEFGLGNWLTSRLGYGWRVPDLAEWRQWVDRLDLMNEQVDTESLSPLRIALVGKYVDLHDAYMSVKEALTHASVALGRTMEVQWIKSERLETPEGLGLLEGAGGIVVPGGFGERGIEGKVTAARYARENGIPYLGLCLGMQVMCIEFARHVLEAARANSTEFDPNNPHPVIDLMPDQRDIADMGGTMRLGAYPCVLQPGSKAYQAYGQDRIDERHRHRFEFNNAYRERMQEAGMVFSGISPDDRLVEIAELRDHPWMLGSQFHPEFKSRPNRPHPLFLAFLQAVLDQSKSLQSAVEDDATQ from the coding sequence ATGACCAAACTCATTTTTATCACCGGAGGTGTGGTAAGTTCCCTGGGAAAAGGGGTAACTGCTGCCGCAATTGGACGACTGCTGAGGAGCCGGGGCGTATCTGTTTCGATCCAGAAGCTCGATCCTTATCTCAATGTAGATCCCGGCACTATGTCACCCTACCAGCATGGTGAGGTGTTCGTAACTGAGGATGGTGCCGAGACCGATCTGGACCTGGGGCACTACGAACGTTTTATCGATGTCAATCTCAGTCAGGCCAGCAATGTCACCTCTGGACAGATCTATGCAGATGTGTTGCGAAAAGAGCGGCGGGGAGACTATCTCGGCGGCACTATTCAGGTGATTCCCCATGTGACCAATGAAATCAAAAGGCGCATCGGCCTGGTGGCCCGGGAAAGCGATGCCGAGGTGGTGATCGTCGAAGTTGGCGGGACTGTGGGTGACATCGAGGGTTTGCCATTCCTTGAGGGTATCCGGCAAATGCGAAAGGATATGGGGCGGGATAACGTGCTTTATATTCACGTCACGCTTCTGCCGATGATAGGGGCCACAGGTGAACTCAAGACCAAGCCTACCCAGCATAGCGTGCGGGAGTTGCGCGGCATCGGTATCCAACCAGATGTGATCGTGCTTCGTTCTGACTTTCCGGTCGAGCAAAGTCTTCGAGACAAGATTGCCCTCTTTTGCGATGTGGAACCGGAAGCGGTGGTGCCTTTAACCACCGTCAAGAGCCTCTACGAGGTGCCGCTGATGTTGGAGGAATTTGGCCTGGGCAATTGGCTGACCAGCCGTCTTGGCTACGGGTGGCGGGTGCCCGATCTGGCTGAGTGGCGACAGTGGGTCGACCGGCTGGATCTGATGAACGAACAGGTTGATACGGAATCACTATCGCCGTTGCGCATAGCCCTGGTCGGCAAGTATGTAGATCTGCACGACGCCTACATGAGTGTCAAAGAGGCGCTGACCCATGCATCGGTCGCCCTTGGACGGACCATGGAGGTCCAGTGGATAAAATCGGAACGCCTGGAGACCCCAGAGGGTCTTGGGTTGCTGGAAGGCGCTGGCGGTATTGTAGTGCCAGGTGGCTTTGGAGAGCGTGGCATCGAAGGCAAGGTAACCGCTGCCCGTTATGCCCGCGAGAATGGCATTCCCTATCTCGGCCTTTGCCTGGGAATGCAAGTGATGTGCATCGAGTTTGCTCGCCATGTGCTCGAAGCAGCGCGTGCCAACAGCACCGAATTTGATCCCAATAACCCTCACCCGGTCATCGACCTGATGCCCGACCAGCGGGATATCGCCGACATGGGTGGGACAATGCGCTTGGGTGCCTACCCCTGCGTGCTTCAGCCTGGCAGCAAGGCCTACCAGGCTTACGGCCAGGATCGAATCGATGAACGCCACCGCCATCGCTTTGAGTTCAACAATGCCTACCGTGAGCGCATGCAGGAGGCCGGTATGGTGTTCAGCGGGATCTCGCCTGACGACCGGCTGGTGGAGATCGCAGAGCTGCGGGACCATCCGTGGATGCTTGGCAGCCAATTCCACCCTGAATTCAAGAGCCGGCCTAACCGACCGCATCCCCTGTTCCTGGCCTTTTTGCAGGCGGTCCTGGATCAAAGTAAGAGTTTGCAGAGTGCTGTAGAAGACGACGCCACCCAGTAG
- a CDS encoding YebC/PmpR family DNA-binding transcriptional regulator, translating into MSGHSKWSTIKRKKGVNDARRGAIFTKMAREIQVAARDGADPEFNFRLRLIVDKAKAANMPKDNIARAIRRGAGLEKGAELEEITYEGYGPGGVALFLEVLTDNRNRAIAEIRYVLNRGNGTLGEGGSVSWQFESRGYIALPMGGHEQDDVFMVALEAGADDVEFSDSIAEVYTEPADLKRVQDAFEAEGFEVDTAELTKTPKTPLSLDEKTTRAAMALIESLEDLEDVTNVYSNLDISDEILADLAV; encoded by the coding sequence ATGTCAGGTCATTCAAAATGGTCAACGATCAAAAGAAAAAAGGGTGTAAACGACGCCAGACGGGGCGCTATTTTCACCAAGATGGCGCGGGAGATCCAGGTAGCGGCCCGTGATGGCGCCGATCCGGAGTTCAATTTCCGATTGCGCCTGATTGTCGACAAGGCTAAAGCTGCCAACATGCCCAAGGACAATATCGCCCGGGCAATTCGGCGGGGTGCCGGTCTTGAAAAGGGTGCCGAACTCGAGGAGATAACCTATGAGGGTTATGGTCCTGGCGGCGTGGCGTTGTTTTTGGAAGTATTGACCGATAATCGCAATCGGGCGATCGCCGAAATCCGTTATGTGCTCAACCGTGGCAACGGCACCCTGGGCGAGGGTGGTTCTGTTTCCTGGCAGTTCGAGTCGAGAGGGTATATTGCCCTACCTATGGGCGGACACGAGCAGGACGATGTCTTTATGGTGGCTTTGGAGGCAGGGGCCGACGATGTGGAGTTCAGCGATAGCATTGCCGAAGTCTATACCGAACCCGCCGATCTGAAGAGGGTGCAGGATGCCTTTGAGGCTGAAGGGTTCGAGGTCGATACGGCGGAGTTGACCAAGACTCCCAAGACGCCGCTGAGCCTGGACGAAAAGACAACACGTGCTGCCATGGCCCTGATCGAAAGCCTGGAAGATCTGGAGGATGTCACCAACGTCTACTCCAACCTCGATATTTCCGATGAAATCCTAGCAGATCTGGCTGTTTGA
- the ruvC gene encoding crossover junction endodeoxyribonuclease RuvC, with product MLVLGIDPGTAITGYGFVAQDIDLELVECGVVTTKANTPLQDRLLIIHRELSTLIERYRPESVAVEELFFSKNVRTAMSVGHARGVVLLAAAQAGLPVHHYKPSEVKLAVAGYGGADKQQVQEMVRLLLGLDEILKPDDAADAAAVAICHLHSFRLRQLEAGL from the coding sequence TTGCTGGTACTGGGGATCGATCCTGGCACAGCGATAACCGGTTATGGTTTTGTTGCTCAGGATATTGATCTTGAGCTTGTGGAGTGTGGTGTAGTTACTACCAAGGCGAACACCCCGCTTCAGGACCGGCTATTGATCATCCATCGTGAGTTAAGCACTTTGATTGAGCGTTATCGCCCCGAATCTGTGGCGGTGGAAGAATTGTTTTTCAGCAAGAATGTGCGTACCGCGATGAGCGTTGGTCACGCACGAGGTGTTGTGCTGCTGGCGGCAGCCCAGGCCGGCTTACCCGTCCATCATTACAAACCAAGCGAAGTGAAGTTGGCCGTGGCTGGCTATGGTGGGGCAGACAAGCAGCAAGTGCAGGAAATGGTTCGTCTGTTGCTTGGCCTCGACGAGATTCTCAAACCGGATGATGCAGCCGATGCGGCAGCTGTAGCCATCTGCCATCTTCATTCCTTCCGACTACGTCAATTGGAAGCGGGTCTATAA
- a CDS encoding response regulator transcription factor, whose protein sequence is MPLPSARILIAEDEAPLRNLVRMSLEAAGHYVTAVGDGDEALSCFLSEPYDLVILDVMMPKVDGFTVCEEIRKRSDVPVMMLTALGGTDDLVRGFELGADDYIAKPFTFKEVQARIFAILRRMQWVEEKRSPVLLAIGQVSIDADAHEVTVDGEQVHLTPIEFKLLYTLMSNAGKALNKKDLFVTVWGYQFIGGTNLIEVTIRRLREKIEEDPSKPHHIQTIRGTGYRFRSPD, encoded by the coding sequence ATGCCGTTGCCGAGTGCACGGATACTAATCGCCGAAGATGAAGCGCCGCTGCGCAACCTGGTTCGCATGTCGTTGGAAGCCGCCGGTCATTACGTCACCGCGGTCGGCGATGGCGATGAGGCCCTTTCCTGTTTTCTGAGCGAACCGTACGATCTGGTTATCCTCGACGTGATGATGCCGAAGGTGGACGGGTTCACCGTCTGTGAGGAAATCAGAAAACGTTCCGATGTTCCCGTCATGATGCTGACAGCCCTGGGTGGTACCGACGATCTTGTGAGGGGATTTGAACTGGGGGCCGACGATTACATTGCCAAGCCATTCACTTTCAAGGAGGTCCAGGCACGGATATTTGCTATCCTTCGCCGCATGCAGTGGGTCGAGGAAAAACGCAGCCCGGTCTTGCTTGCTATCGGGCAGGTTAGTATCGATGCCGATGCGCACGAAGTGACCGTGGATGGGGAACAGGTACACTTGACTCCCATTGAATTCAAACTGTTGTATACTTTGATGAGCAATGCAGGAAAAGCCCTGAACAAAAAGGATCTTTTTGTGACCGTTTGGGGATACCAGTTTATTGGCGGTACCAACCTGATAGAGGTCACTATTCGGCGACTTCGGGAGAAGATCGAAGAAGACCCTTCCAAACCGCACCATATTCAAACCATTCGGGGCACGGGTTACCGCTTCAGAAGCCCCGATTAA
- the ruvA gene encoding Holliday junction branch migration protein RuvA yields the protein MIASVDGRVLALDEDSLVVGLGGLGVRVRVPVDVLASVRPGDEVLLLTHLHVREQELSLYGFAERPDLILFQQLLGVSGVGPKLALTTLSSMPADSLRLAIGQGQADIVARVPGIGKKTAQKIVLELKDKVGAWEDTPPELAALSEADAEVIDALTALGYSVVEAQRAVQGLPQDVTDVEERLRLALLSFG from the coding sequence ATGATTGCCAGTGTCGATGGTAGGGTACTTGCTCTTGATGAGGATTCTCTGGTCGTCGGGCTCGGCGGTCTGGGCGTGCGAGTCCGTGTCCCGGTGGATGTCCTGGCTTCTGTTCGTCCTGGCGATGAAGTGCTATTGTTGACTCACCTTCACGTTCGGGAGCAGGAGCTTTCCCTCTATGGTTTTGCAGAACGGCCCGATCTGATCCTGTTCCAACAACTGCTGGGTGTTTCCGGGGTCGGCCCCAAGCTGGCGTTGACAACACTTTCTTCCATGCCTGCCGATTCCCTACGCCTCGCCATCGGCCAGGGACAGGCAGATATTGTGGCCCGTGTTCCCGGAATCGGAAAAAAGACAGCTCAAAAGATCGTGTTGGAACTCAAGGACAAGGTGGGAGCCTGGGAAGATACGCCGCCTGAACTGGCTGCGTTGAGCGAGGCAGATGCAGAAGTAATCGACGCCTTAACCGCTCTTGGTTACAGCGTGGTGGAGGCTCAGCGGGCTGTTCAGGGCCTGCCACAGGATGTCACCGACGTGGAGGAGCGACTCCGTCTGGCGCTTCTCAGTTTTGGGTAG